Within Raineyella sp. W15-4, the genomic segment CCGCGGACGGCTTGCCCCTCTATGCCAGCGGGGTGCTGCACATCGACGCCGAACTCATCACCCCCGTCCAGGAGACCCCCGCCCGCGCGCTGGCCACTGCGGCCCTGCCCGCCCCGGAGCGAGCGATGGGGCAGGACCCGTCCGGGTGGTTCATCGGCTTCTTCTACGCGGTGTTCTTCCTCGCCGCCGGCCTCGGCACCTGGTGGCTGTGGACCACTTGGGGACGCCGGCAAGCCTGGGTGGTCGGACTGCCCATCATGATCTTCCTCGGCGTATTGGTCTGCGACCAAGTGATGGACGCGCTCCCCAACCTCATCTGACCCCCTGATTCCTGAAAGAGAACCGATATGCGACCCGACGTCGACTCACCGACCGCCCGCAACTCACCCTCCTGGGCGGAGGACGTCACCGAAGTGCACCCCTCTGCCGCCACCCCGTCCCGGGCCTGGACGCCCGCGGACGACGACCTCACTTCCGTACAGCCCTCGCTCCCGCAGCCCTCGTTCGCACCGCCCTCGTTCACGCAGACAGCGGTCGTCGGACAGGCCGGGATCGTGCCCCCCGCCCCGGCCCCCGGGACGCCCCGCGGCGCGGACATCGAGGTCGTCGAAGCGCGCCGGGGGGAAGCACGCCGACGGGCCGATCCCGCACCCGCCCAGGAGCTCTCCGTCATCGAAGCCCGCGACATCTCCGCCTGGTTCGGATCGCACAAGGTGCTGGAGCGGGTCTCGCTCACCATGCCCGCCGGCCAGGTCACCGCCCTCATCGGGCCGTCCGGCTGCGGCAAGTCCACCTTCCTGCGGATCCTCAACCGGATGCACGAACTGGTGCCGTCCGCCTCGCTGGCCGGGGAAGTGCTCCTCGACGGGGACGACATCTATGCCCGAGGCCGGAAGCTGCAGGAGGCGCGGAAGCACATCGGCATGGTCTTCCAGAAGCCGAACCCGTTCCCGGCGATGTCGATCTACGACAACGTCGTCTCCGGGCTGAAGCTGACCGGCACGCGGGCATCGCGCGACGAGAAGGACGACATCGTCGAGCGCTCACTGACGGCCGCAGGCCTGTGGAAGGAGGTGAAGGACCGGCTGCGGCAGCCCGGCGGCGGTCTGTCCGGCGGCCAGCAGCAGCGCCTGTGCATCGCCCGGTCGATCGCGGTCAAGCCGAAGGTGCTGCTGATGGACGAGCCGTGTTCCGCGCTGGACCCGACCTCGACCCGAGTGATCGAGGAGACGATGGTCGAGCTGCAGAAGGAAGTGACCATCGTCATCGTCACCCACAACATGCAGCAGGCCCAGCGGGTGTCGCAGCAGTGCGCGTTCTTCCTCGCCTCCCAGGGCACCCCCGGCGCGATCGTGGAATACGGCGACACCGAGGCCATGTTCTCCGAGCCGCAGGATGAACGCACCTACGACTACGTCAACGGTCGATTCGGGTGACCCGAGCATGATCGCCACACCCGGGGACCTGATCGGCGGGCGCTACGCACTCGACGAGCTCCTCGGTGTGGGCGGGACCGGATCGGTCTTCGCCGCCGACGACACCCTGACCGGGGAGCGGGTCGCGGTGAAGCTGCTGCATCCGCACCTGTGTGCGGACGCGGCCTCGCGCGACGCCTTCCTGAGGGAGGCGGAGCGTGCGTCGCGACTGTCGCACCCGAACATCGCCAGGGTGCGCGGTGCCGGGCTGCACGATGCGGCCGGGGTGGTGCAGCCGTGGATCGCGATGGACCTCGCCACCGGCCCCACCCTGCGCGAGCGGGTCCGCGACGGCGGGCCGCTCACGCCTGCCGAAGCCGGCGCCGTGCTCGACGGCGTCCTCGCCGGCCTCGGCCACGCCCACCGGGCCGGGATCGTGCACCGCGACCTGACCCCGCAGAACGTCGTGCTCGTCGGGGCCGCCGCCGGCGCGCCGCTGACGGCGGCCATGGTGCGGATCATCGACTTCGGTCTCGCCGACGCCACCGGACACTCCACCGTCGGTCACGACGTCCTGCTCGCCACCACCCCTGGCGGGGACGGCGTCGGGGGTGTCGGCGGGGGAGTGGTCGGCAGCGCGGCGTTCATGTCGCCCGAACAGGCCACCGGGAAACCAGTCCGGGTCGGCTCCGACCTCTACCAGGTCGGCTGCGTGCTGTACTTCGCGCTCACCGGACAGGAACCCTTCCCGCGCAGCTCGGCCACCCTGACCATGCAGGCGCACGTCAGCGCCCCCCCGCCGGTGCCCTCAGCGCTGGCGCCCGCCGCCCGGCGGTTGGACCGCGTCGTGACCCGGGCGATGACCAAGGTCCCCGCCCGCCGCTTCCGCGACGCCGCCGAGTTCCGCGAAGCTCTCGCCGCATCGGCCGCCGCATCGGCCGCCGTGGCGCCCGCGGTGGCGATGCCCGCGGTGCCGCCCGCAGTGGCGGCGCATGCAGTGGCGGCGCATGCGGTGGCCGAGCCCCACCAGGACGAGACCGACCCGCTTGCAGCGGACCGGACATCCACCGGGGCCACCAGGATCCGCGCCGGCGATCCCGTCCGGCGCGGCACCCTCGATTACCTCACCGACCCCGAACCTGTCGCCGCGGTGCCCGCGACCGGCCGGGCGCCAGGCAACGGCCCCGCCGTGCTCGGCGGTGTCGCCGTCGTTGCCCTTGTCGTCGTCGTCCTGGTCGCCGCTGCCCTCGGCGGGAGCAGCGCCGCGCCCGGCGCCGGGCCCGGCGCCGCACCGGCCCCGAGACCCTCGGCCACCTCGGCGGTGCCGGCGACCACTCCGCCGCTGACCCCGACCCCCACGCCGACCCCGACCGTCACCCCGAGCGCGCTCCCGGCAACGCCCACCCCCGTGCCGGCCAGCGTGCCCGCCCTGCACGGCACCCTCGCCGACGCGGAACAGGCCCTTCTCGCGGCAGGCTTCCGGGTCGGGACCATCACCCGGGAGGACTCTGCCGAGCGCGCAGAGACCGTGCTGCAGCAGCGTCCCGCACCAGGTGCGCAGGCCGTGGCGGGCGCCGTGGTGGACCTCACCGTCGCCAGCGGACGCAATGCCGTCCCGCAGGTCGCCGGCATGAGCCTCGGCACCGCCACCGCCGTCCTGGAGACCGCCGGCTTCCTCGTCGCACCGCAGCCGTCAGTGGTGCCCGCCGATCGCACCGTCACCGGCAGCGACCCGCCCGCCGGAACCGTGCTGCGGGTGGGCGTCACCATCTCCCTCGTAGCGCAGTCCCCGCCCACCCCGGACCCGACACCGATCGCACATCCGGCCACAGAGGGCCAGATCCGCCTTGGTGGCAGCCTCGGCCGTGCACAGAACAGGATCGCTTATGGCTGAGACGACAATGCCCGACACCATCCCCGAGCCCCCGTACTGGCAGACGCTGCTGTACCGGGCGATGGCGGTCGTCGGCCTCGCCATCATCGGCGTCGTCGCCCTCGGCATCCTGCACATCTCCCGGGCCGCGGAGCGGGCTGCGAGCGAGCAGCCCGTACAGGTGGTCGCGGCACCCGTCGGCGCACTCGCCGTCGCGAGCCCCGCCCCGCTGGCGCCCACCCCCTCCGCCGGTGCCGGCGCCAATACCTCTGCCGGTGCCTCCGCCTCTGCCAAGGCCAACCCTTCCGCCGGTGCCCGCACCGCCGTCACGGCCGGCGGTGGAACGCAGCGCACGAAGCAACAGGAGTCGGGTACGGCAACCTCCGGCTCCACCCGCGTCGACCCTGCCTGGACGGCGCGGGTGTCCGCCGCCACCGGTATCCCCGCCCGCGCGCTCAGCGCCTACGGTGCCGCACAGCTCGTCACGCAGCGTGAGAACCCGTCCTGCGGGATCGGCTGGAACACCATCGCCGCCATCGGGTCCATCGAGTCCAACCACGGCCGCCACGCCGGAGCCGTCCTCGGCAGCGACGGGTACTCGACCCCCGCGATCCGCGGCCCGGTCCTCAACGGCAACGGGGTCGCCGCGATCCGCGACACCGACCGCGGCGTCTGGGACGGCGACACCACGTGGGACCGCGCCGTCGGCCCCATGCAGTTCATTCCGTCCACCTGGAGGCAGTGGGGCACGGACGCCTCGGGCGACGGTGTCGCCGACCCCAACCAGATCGACGATGCCGCGCTGGCCACCGCCCGGTACCTGTGCTCCTCCGGCTCCATGACCACCTCCGGCGGCTGGCGGCAGGCAATCTTCGCCTACAACCACCTCGACGCCTATGTCAATGACGTCGCCGCCGCCGCGAACGAGTACGCGCAGAGGGCAGCACAGTGAGCGTCGTCGCGCATCTGAAAGCCCCGCTGGGCCCGTACGCCGTGGACCGTCAGGTCGATGCTGCCACCGGGTGGCTGATGGACCAGGACCGACTCGCGCTCGTCATCGAAGGGCCGAGCGTACTTGCCGAATCCGTGCACCTCCGGGCGCTGGCCGACAACTACCCCCTCGTTTACGGACGGATGCTCAGCGCCTCTGCACGGACCCTCGGCCGGGCTTCCCTGCTGGTCGTCAGGCCCTCCCGGACCACCCTCGAAGCCGCGACCTTGCAGGACCGGGACTACCTCGTGCTGCACTCCGGACCCGGCGACCCGCACCTGCCTTGGCAGGACGCGTGGTGCTGGGCGCACCACTCCCACGACCTGCGAGGCGGCGCCGGACCCGCTGTCGTCTGTGCCGGCGTCAGCATCGAGGAGGAGTGGGCCTTCCGGCAGCGCGCCACCGCCGAGACGGTGGGACGTCGTACGCGTCGGTTTCGCTAGCGACAGTCGATGGATCAGGGCCGCGGTGGTGAACCTGGCGGGTCAAGCCCCTGGGCGGGTTACAGATCACAACGTCTGCCAACCCGGCTAGGCTCGATTCATGGATAGCCGCGAGAACGAGCTGGCAGCGCTCCTGGTGCTGCTCCGGAAGAAGCCGGGCGGCGCCGGATGGAACGACATCGCGTTCGATGTCGCCGCCCGAGGAAGCGCGGTCGCGGTGCTGGACGATCTGGCCAGCGACACCCTGTTCGCCACGGTTGAGGAGGACGCACAGCTTGCGTCGGCCCGCAGGACCATCGCACAGTGGGACGCGGCCGGATACCGTGTCATCACCGTGCTCGACGAGGAATACCCGGCCCGGCTGCTCGGCATCCGCGAGACGCCACCGTTCCTCTTCTTTCAGGGTGCACTCCGGGAGCCGGACCCTGGGATGTCCGTCGTCGGCACGCGGCATGCTTCCGGTGACGGCCTGCGATTCGCAACCGAGGCCGCACGCCTCCTCGTCACCGAAGGACTGACCGTCATCGCAGGCCTCGCGGCAGGCATCGACACCGCCGCCCACCGGGCCGCACTGGACGCCGGCGGCAGGACGGTCGCGGTCCTCGGTACCGGAATCACTAGGACGTATCCAGCCAGCAACGCCACGTTACAGAGCCAGATCGCCGACCGGGGGCTGTTGCTCTCGCAGTTCTACCCGGATGCGCCCCCGACGAAGCAGTCTTTCCCGATGAGGAACGCAACAATGTCCGGATACGGACTCGCGACGATCGTCGTTGAGGCCGGTGAGTACTCCGGCACCCGCATCCAAGCACGGGTCGCTGGCGAACACGGGCGCCCGGTCATCCTCACCTCCGCGGTCGCCCGGACGACGGCGTGGGGTGCCGCGCTCGTCGACCGACCGAACGTGTACGTCGTCGACTCCCTCGACGAGCTGGCCGACGCTGTGCGCAAGATCCGTGAGGCGCCCGACCGTCTGACCAGCGCGCTCGACGCCTTGGCTTCGGCGTGACCCAGCAGTTTCGGCCCGACATCCAGCGGGCCGGGGACGAGTTGACTGCTGTCGCGGGCAGCTACCTGCACACGGTCAGAGCTGGGAGCTGGCAGGCGGCGGCGGTCCGTGCGGTGTAGACGAGTTCTGCGAGCTGGAGGCGGCCCTCGGCCTCGACGGCGGCTTGCCGTACTCGGCCCGTTGGGCGTCGGTCACGGCACACAGGGGCTCGTCCCTGACCTGTTCCCACGGGGCGATCGTGTTCTTGAGCGAACATCCCACAGGAGACTGAGCATCAGTACCAGTGGGGCGTCGATGAGCCTCGTGTCCGCAGCCTCGTCCTCGCGCGCTGGACGGGTCGAAGCGCTCCAAACCGTGTACGGATTGCGTCATAGACGTCTGTTGATCGCGATTCGTCAATGACCGAGATGAGGAGCGCGAACGGAATCTTGGTGGGTGAGTTGTCGAGGGCTCCGCTTCGTCGTGCGACGTAGGACAGCTCAAGTCTGGGCAACTCGACCTCGTTGGGCTTCAAAGTCACTCGGTAGTGGCGAACGGTCTCCCATTTCCCGCTGTCGCGCAGCTGAGCCTCTGAAGCACCTCGCTTCGCTGCGGTCAACGTCTTTGTGACGGGTTCTTGACTCGGCGTCCATCCCTGGGCGAGAAGAGCGCGTGCTGTGTCGCCGCCGATGTCCAAGGTTTGCTTCTTGTCGGGTAGCCCCTTGGGTGGGGTGAACGTATGGATTCTGTGGTGCGGTCGTAGAACGAGCTCTAGGGAAGCGCTGGTGTACTCGGTTGGCTGCGTCGGGTCGACTGGTGATGCGTAAGCGAGCGTGATCTGGAGCTGCACCTCGGTGGTGGCGGGGTCGGCGACTGGCACTTGATATCCGAGGAGGTCGCCGCGCTCGATCTCATCGATGTACAGGACGTGCGCCTCGTTGGGTGCGCAGTCCAGAAGTGCATCGAAACTGAGCGGCTGACGCCCGTAGCCGACTTCGTCTCGGAGTTTGAGGTGATTCCTCGGCCGCTCGGCGAAGTGAGTGGTGAAGGCTCGGAGGACGCTGCTGTTGACCCGCGGAAGCCGGGTTACGAGGTCAGCGAGAGCGTGCGTTGTCACTGGTGCTGCGAAGCTCGTGCCGGCCGCTTCAAGGAAGCTGCCATCTGCTCGCACAACATTGAACATCCGGTTGCCGCTGCCGCCGAACTGGACACCCAGGGGCTGGACTCGGGCCCCATGACGGCCAGGACCCATTGACGAGTACGGCGCCCGTGCCCAAGGTTTCTCGGGAGCGGGCGCGTCGCACGCGCCGACGGCGATCCCGTTAGCCATGTCGGCTGGTACCTGAACTCGATGGAGGCCGGTTTTCTGGTCCTGGTCGCCGTCGTTTCCGGCCGCCACAATGAACAGGACGTCCTTTTCCCAGGCCAGTTGGTCGAGTTCGCTTGTCCAACGGTTTGGTTCCATGTCGTCCTCGACTGCAAGGGTTGGGCCGAGGCTGAGGTTGACGAGGCGATGCCCATTGGTCTCGACCGCTTCTTTGATGCGATCGAGAACCCAGTAGCCTTCGAGGTCGTCGGGAATGTTGGGGGCTGGGAGTACTCGATAGCTCTCAACGGGGAGTGGCGGCGTTGGCGCTTGCCCTCCAGGTGCGACGAGGCCATAGAGGACGGCACCGGTCACGCCGGTGCCGTGGTCGAGCTCACCCTGAGCTGGCGGTTCTGGCGTGAGGTCGTGCGTGGGGATGGAGAACAGGGAGCCGCTTCTGCTGGCAACGTCCACGCCGCCGTCGAATACAGCGACCGAGACGGCTGAAAGGACAGGTTGGTTCGTCGGGGGCGCTGCGAGCCGTTGCACGCTGCGTGTGCCAAAGCGTGGACGTGGTCGGATCGCTGGCATGGGGCGTAGCACGCGCAATGGATTGAACCGAGCCAGGGAGGACGCCGTCTCGGTTTCAAGGCTGACCGGAGTGAAGGTCAGCCCGCCCACGCGC encodes:
- a CDS encoding serine/threonine protein kinase, translating into MIATPGDLIGGRYALDELLGVGGTGSVFAADDTLTGERVAVKLLHPHLCADAASRDAFLREAERASRLSHPNIARVRGAGLHDAAGVVQPWIAMDLATGPTLRERVRDGGPLTPAEAGAVLDGVLAGLGHAHRAGIVHRDLTPQNVVLVGAAAGAPLTAAMVRIIDFGLADATGHSTVGHDVLLATTPGGDGVGGVGGGVVGSAAFMSPEQATGKPVRVGSDLYQVGCVLYFALTGQEPFPRSSATLTMQAHVSAPPPVPSALAPAARRLDRVVTRAMTKVPARRFRDAAEFREALAASAAASAAVAPAVAMPAVPPAVAAHAVAAHAVAEPHQDETDPLAADRTSTGATRIRAGDPVRRGTLDYLTDPEPVAAVPATGRAPGNGPAVLGGVAVVALVVVVLVAAALGGSSAAPGAGPGAAPAPRPSATSAVPATTPPLTPTPTPTPTVTPSALPATPTPVPASVPALHGTLADAEQALLAAGFRVGTITREDSAERAETVLQQRPAPGAQAVAGAVVDLTVASGRNAVPQVAGMSLGTATAVLETAGFLVAPQPSVVPADRTVTGSDPPAGTVLRVGVTISLVAQSPPTPDPTPIAHPATEGQIRLGGSLGRAQNRIAYG
- a CDS encoding lytic transglycosylase domain-containing protein codes for the protein MAETTMPDTIPEPPYWQTLLYRAMAVVGLAIIGVVALGILHISRAAERAASEQPVQVVAAPVGALAVASPAPLAPTPSAGAGANTSAGASASAKANPSAGARTAVTAGGGTQRTKQQESGTATSGSTRVDPAWTARVSAATGIPARALSAYGAAQLVTQRENPSCGIGWNTIAAIGSIESNHGRHAGAVLGSDGYSTPAIRGPVLNGNGVAAIRDTDRGVWDGDTTWDRAVGPMQFIPSTWRQWGTDASGDGVADPNQIDDAALATARYLCSSGSMTTSGGWRQAIFAYNHLDAYVNDVAAAANEYAQRAAQ
- a CDS encoding DNA-processing protein DprA, producing MLLRKKPGGAGWNDIAFDVAARGSAVAVLDDLASDTLFATVEEDAQLASARRTIAQWDAAGYRVITVLDEEYPARLLGIRETPPFLFFQGALREPDPGMSVVGTRHASGDGLRFATEAARLLVTEGLTVIAGLAAGIDTAAHRAALDAGGRTVAVLGTGITRTYPASNATLQSQIADRGLLLSQFYPDAPPTKQSFPMRNATMSGYGLATIVVEAGEYSGTRIQARVAGEHGRPVILTSAVARTTAWGAALVDRPNVYVVDSLDELADAVRKIREAPDRLTSALDALASA
- a CDS encoding S8 family peptidase; its protein translation is MADVRSNEAVSRPLLINGEALRLDVQAPRAGGGEKYEPQTVEQAQSILAPQLIAVTEAVETLPPTLRASDRVYVEAKLLPNYLAASYFPTELLAHIGAAPVGSRADVGLYVTKKKSVEAQTRRLIFTVPDGGLSELRRLITEGGRNRTEEQAFTQIRELSEIALPRQSDVLRAREEPEARANSAERRVWEAVLHPHTSRLGEPIPLDEETLEHWFTLIVNEGGEVHRDYVRRVGGLTFTPVSLETETASSLARFNPLRVLRPMPAIRPRPRFGTRSVQRLAAPPTNQPVLSAVSVAVFDGGVDVASRSGSLFSIPTHDLTPEPPAQGELDHGTGVTGAVLYGLVAPGGQAPTPPLPVESYRVLPAPNIPDDLEGYWVLDRIKEAVETNGHRLVNLSLGPTLAVEDDMEPNRWTSELDQLAWEKDVLFIVAAGNDGDQDQKTGLHRVQVPADMANGIAVGACDAPAPEKPWARAPYSSMGPGRHGARVQPLGVQFGGSGNRMFNVVRADGSFLEAAGTSFAAPVTTHALADLVTRLPRVNSSVLRAFTTHFAERPRNHLKLRDEVGYGRQPLSFDALLDCAPNEAHVLYIDEIERGDLLGYQVPVADPATTEVQLQITLAYASPVDPTQPTEYTSASLELVLRPHHRIHTFTPPKGLPDKKQTLDIGGDTARALLAQGWTPSQEPVTKTLTAAKRGASEAQLRDSGKWETVRHYRVTLKPNEVELPRLELSYVARRSGALDNSPTKIPFALLISVIDESRSTDVYDAIRTRFGALRPVQRARTRLRTRGSSTPHWY
- the pstB gene encoding phosphate ABC transporter ATP-binding protein PstB encodes the protein MEARDISAWFGSHKVLERVSLTMPAGQVTALIGPSGCGKSTFLRILNRMHELVPSASLAGEVLLDGDDIYARGRKLQEARKHIGMVFQKPNPFPAMSIYDNVVSGLKLTGTRASRDEKDDIVERSLTAAGLWKEVKDRLRQPGGGLSGGQQQRLCIARSIAVKPKVLLMDEPCSALDPTSTRVIEETMVELQKEVTIVIVTHNMQQAQRVSQQCAFFLASQGTPGAIVEYGDTEAMFSEPQDERTYDYVNGRFG